One region of Streptomyces rishiriensis genomic DNA includes:
- a CDS encoding M16 family metallopeptidase, whose product MTSSSSQATARTSSEARAVARTQTLIKGTAGIGVVRKTTLPGGLRIVTETLPSVRSATFGIWAHVGSRDETPSLNGATHYLEHLLFKGTTRRSALDISSAIDAVGGEMNAFTAKEYTCYYARVLDADLPLAIDVVCDMLTGSLIREDDVNVERGAILEEIAMTEDDPGDCVHDLFAHTMFGDNALGRPVLGTVDTVNALTADRIRRFYKKHYDPTHLVVAAAGNIDHNKVVRQVRAAFEKAGALGDQDAAPVAPRGGRRAIRSAGRVELIGRKTEQAHVVLGMPGLARTDDRRWALGVLNTALGGGMSSRLFQEVREKRGLAYSVYSYTSGFADCGLFGVYAGCRPSQVHDVLKICRDELDQAAEHGLSDEEIVRAIGQLRGSTVLGLEDTGALMNRIGKSELCWGEQMSVDEMLTRIAAVTPDEVRSVARDILGRRPSLSVIGPLKDKQASRLHDAVA is encoded by the coding sequence GTGACGTCGAGTAGCTCCCAGGCGACGGCCCGCACCTCTTCGGAGGCGCGGGCCGTCGCCCGTACCCAAACTCTGATCAAGGGCACGGCCGGCATCGGTGTCGTCCGCAAGACCACCCTCCCGGGCGGCCTGCGCATCGTCACCGAGACCCTCCCCTCGGTCCGCTCCGCCACCTTCGGCATCTGGGCGCACGTCGGCTCCCGGGACGAGACGCCGTCCCTGAACGGCGCCACGCACTACCTGGAGCACCTCCTCTTCAAGGGGACGACCCGCAGGTCCGCGCTGGACATCTCCTCCGCCATAGACGCGGTCGGCGGCGAGATGAACGCGTTCACGGCGAAGGAGTACACGTGCTACTACGCGCGCGTGCTCGACGCCGACCTGCCGCTCGCCATCGACGTCGTCTGCGACATGCTCACGGGCTCCCTCATCCGCGAGGACGACGTCAACGTCGAGCGCGGCGCGATCCTCGAGGAGATCGCGATGACCGAGGACGATCCCGGCGACTGCGTGCACGACCTGTTCGCGCACACGATGTTCGGCGACAACGCCCTCGGCCGCCCGGTCCTCGGCACCGTCGACACGGTCAACGCCCTCACCGCCGACCGCATCCGCCGCTTCTACAAGAAGCACTACGACCCGACCCACCTCGTGGTCGCGGCCGCCGGGAACATCGACCACAACAAGGTCGTACGCCAGGTCCGCGCGGCTTTCGAGAAGGCGGGCGCCCTCGGCGACCAGGACGCCGCGCCCGTCGCCCCGCGCGGCGGCCGGCGCGCGATCCGCTCCGCCGGCCGCGTCGAGCTGATCGGCCGCAAGACCGAACAGGCGCATGTCGTCCTCGGCATGCCGGGTCTGGCCCGCACGGACGACCGGCGCTGGGCGCTCGGCGTGCTGAACACCGCCCTTGGCGGCGGCATGTCCTCCCGGCTCTTCCAGGAGGTCCGCGAGAAGCGCGGCCTGGCCTACAGCGTGTACTCGTACACCTCCGGCTTCGCCGACTGCGGCCTCTTCGGCGTGTACGCGGGCTGCCGCCCGAGCCAGGTGCACGACGTGCTGAAGATCTGCCGGGACGAACTCGACCAGGCCGCCGAGCACGGCCTGTCCGACGAGGAGATCGTCCGCGCCATCGGCCAGCTGAGGGGCTCCACGGTGCTCGGCCTGGAGGACACCGGCGCGCTCATGAACCGCATCGGCAAGAGCGAACTCTGCTGGGGCGAGCAGATGTCGGTCGACGAGATGCTGACCCGGATAGCGGCGGTGACCCCGGACGAGGTCCGCTCGGTGGCCCGCGACATCCTGGGACGGCGCCCGTCGCTGTCGGTCATCGGCCCGCTCAAGGACAAACAGGCCTCCCGGCTGCACGACGCGGTCGCCTGA
- the dapB gene encoding 4-hydroxy-tetrahydrodipicolinate reductase produces MSKLRVAVLGAKGRIGSEAVRAVEAAEDMELVAALGRGDKLETLTESGAQVVVELTTPASVMDNLDYCVGHGIHAVVGTTGWTEERLAHLTGRLAESPGTGVLIAPNFSIGAVLTMKFAQIAAPYFESVEVVELHHPNKVDAPSGTATRTAQLIAEARREAGTAPAPDATETALDGARGADVDGIPVHAVRLRGLLAHQEVLLGGEGETLTVRHDSLHHSSFMPGILLGARRVVSTPGLTFGLENFLDLGRG; encoded by the coding sequence ATGAGCAAGCTGCGCGTGGCGGTCCTCGGCGCCAAGGGCCGGATCGGTTCCGAGGCGGTACGGGCGGTCGAGGCCGCCGAGGACATGGAGCTGGTGGCCGCCCTCGGCCGGGGCGACAAGCTGGAGACACTGACGGAGAGCGGCGCCCAGGTCGTGGTCGAACTGACCACGCCCGCCTCCGTCATGGACAACCTCGACTACTGCGTGGGGCACGGCATCCACGCCGTGGTCGGCACCACCGGCTGGACCGAGGAACGCCTCGCGCACCTGACGGGCCGGCTGGCCGAGTCTCCGGGGACGGGCGTGCTCATCGCGCCCAACTTCTCCATCGGAGCCGTTCTGACCATGAAGTTCGCGCAGATCGCCGCGCCGTACTTCGAGTCCGTCGAGGTCGTCGAACTGCACCACCCCAACAAGGTGGACGCGCCCTCCGGCACCGCCACGCGCACCGCCCAGCTCATCGCCGAGGCCCGTCGCGAGGCGGGCACCGCCCCGGCGCCGGACGCGACGGAGACCGCTCTGGACGGGGCGCGGGGCGCGGACGTCGACGGCATCCCGGTGCACGCCGTCCGGCTGCGCGGGCTGCTGGCCCACCAGGAGGTACTGCTCGGCGGCGAGGGCGAGACCCTCACGGTCCGCCACGACTCGCTGCACCACAGCAGCTTCATGCCGGGCATCCTGCTGGGCGCCCGCCGGGTGGTGTCGACTCCGGGCCTCACCTTCGGCCTGGAGAACTTCCTGGACCTCGGCCGAGGCTGA
- the thyX gene encoding FAD-dependent thymidylate synthase — MTDSPADDLKPGFRSDVTVELVKHTASDADVLFAARVSTVGEQSLDELGKDPERSKGLINYLMRDRHGSPFEHNSMTFFISAPIFVFREFMRHRVGWSYNEESGRYRELQPVFYVPGESRKLVQQGRPGKYVFVEGTQDQQELVNRTMEDSYRRAYEAYQEMLAAGVAREVARAVLPVGLFSSMYATCNARSLMHFLGLRTQHELAKVPSFPQREIEMVGEKMEAEWARLMPLTYAAFNANGRIAP, encoded by the coding sequence GTGACCGACAGCCCCGCCGACGACCTCAAGCCCGGCTTCCGCAGCGACGTCACCGTCGAACTGGTCAAGCACACCGCGTCCGACGCCGACGTCCTGTTCGCCGCCCGCGTCTCGACCGTCGGCGAACAGTCCCTGGACGAGCTGGGCAAGGACCCGGAGCGCTCCAAGGGTCTGATCAACTACCTGATGCGGGACCGGCACGGCAGCCCCTTCGAGCACAACTCGATGACGTTCTTCATCAGCGCCCCGATCTTCGTCTTCCGGGAGTTCATGCGTCACCGCGTGGGCTGGTCGTACAACGAGGAGTCCGGCCGCTACCGGGAGCTCCAGCCCGTCTTCTACGTCCCCGGCGAGTCCCGCAAACTCGTTCAGCAGGGCCGCCCCGGCAAGTACGTCTTCGTCGAGGGCACCCAGGACCAGCAGGAACTCGTCAACCGCACCATGGAGGACTCCTACCGCCGGGCCTACGAGGCCTACCAGGAGATGCTCGCCGCCGGCGTCGCCCGCGAGGTCGCCCGCGCGGTCCTGCCGGTCGGGCTGTTCTCCTCCATGTACGCCACCTGCAACGCCCGCTCGCTGATGCACTTCCTCGGTCTGCGCACCCAGCACGAGCTGGCGAAGGTCCCGTCCTTCCCGCAGCGGGAGATCGAGATGGTGGGCGAGAAGATGGAGGCGGAGTGGGCCAGGCTCATGCCCCTCACCTACGCGGCCTTCAACGCCAACGGCCGAATCGCGCCCTGA
- the dapA gene encoding 4-hydroxy-tetrahydrodipicolinate synthase gives MAPTSTPQTPFGRVLTAMVTPFTADGALDLDGAQRLATHLVDAGNDGLIVNGTTGESPTTSDAEKSDLVRAVLEAVGDRAHVVAGVGTNDTHHSVELARAAEKAGAHGLLVVTPYYNKPPQEGLYRHFTTVADAAGLPVMLYDIPGRSGVPISTETLVRLAAHPRIVANKDAKGDLGRASWAIARSGLAWYSGDDMLNLPLLSVGAVGFVSVVGHVVTPDLRALVEAFTAGEIQKATEIHQKLLPVYTGMFRTQGVMTTKAALTLLGLPAGPLRSPMVECSSEEIEQLKIDLAAGGVQL, from the coding sequence ATGGCTCCGACCTCCACTCCGCAGACCCCCTTCGGGCGGGTCCTCACCGCCATGGTCACGCCCTTCACGGCGGACGGCGCACTCGACCTCGACGGCGCACAGCGGCTCGCCACCCACCTGGTGGACGCAGGCAACGACGGCCTGATCGTCAACGGCACCACCGGCGAGTCCCCCACCACCAGTGACGCGGAGAAATCGGACCTGGTACGAGCCGTCCTGGAGGCCGTCGGAGACCGTGCCCACGTCGTCGCCGGCGTCGGCACCAACGACACCCACCACAGTGTCGAACTCGCCCGCGCGGCCGAGAAGGCGGGCGCACACGGCCTCCTGGTCGTCACCCCGTACTACAACAAGCCCCCTCAAGAGGGCCTGTACCGGCACTTCACAACCGTCGCCGACGCCGCCGGGCTGCCGGTCATGCTCTACGACATCCCCGGCCGCAGCGGTGTCCCGATCAGCACCGAGACGCTGGTCCGCCTCGCGGCACACCCGCGGATCGTCGCCAACAAGGACGCCAAGGGCGACCTGGGCCGCGCGAGCTGGGCCATCGCGCGCTCCGGTCTGGCCTGGTACTCGGGCGACGACATGCTGAACCTGCCGCTGCTCTCCGTGGGCGCGGTCGGTTTCGTCTCCGTCGTCGGCCACGTGGTCACCCCGGACCTGCGTGCCCTCGTCGAGGCGTTCACCGCCGGGGAGATCCAGAAGGCGACCGAGATCCACCAGAAGCTGCTCCCGGTCTACACGGGCATGTTCCGCACCCAGGGCGTGATGACCACCAAGGCGGCACTCACCCTGCTGGGCCTGCCCGCGGGCCCGCTGCGCTCGCCGATGGTCGAGTGCTCGTCCGAAGAGATCGAACAGCTCAAGATCGATCTTGCCGCGGGCGGGGTACAGCTCTGA
- a CDS encoding ribonuclease J, producing MSHPHPELAPPPPLPAGGLRVTPLGGLGEIGRNMTVFEFGGRLLIVDCGVLFPEEEQPGIDLILPDFTSIRDRLDDIEGIVLTHGHEDHIGAVPYLLREKPDIPLIGSKLTLAFIEAKLQEHRIRPYTLEVTEGHRERIGPFDCEFIAVNHSIPDALAVAIRTPAGMVVHTGDFKMDQLPLDGRLTDLHAFARLSEEGIDLLLSDSTNAEVPGFVAPERDISNVLRTVFGNARKRIIVASFASHIHRIQQILDTAHEYGRRVAFVGRSMVRNMGIARDLGYLKVPPGLVVDVKTLDDLPDHEVVLVCTGSQGEPMAALSRMANRDHQIRIVPGDTVILASSLIPGNENAVYRVINGLTRWGAHVVHKGNAKVHVSGHASAGELLYFYNICRPKNLMPVHGEWRHLRANAELGAMTGVPHDRIVIAEDGVVVDLVEGKAKISGKVQAGYVYVDGLSVGDVGEPALKDRKILGDEGIISVFVVVDSSTGKITGGPHIQARGSGIEDSAFSAVTPKIAEVLERSAQDGVVEPHQLQQLIRRTLGKWVSDTYRRRPMILPVVVEV from the coding sequence TTGAGTCATCCGCATCCCGAACTCGCCCCGCCCCCGCCGCTCCCGGCGGGCGGCCTCAGGGTCACCCCGCTCGGCGGTCTCGGCGAAATCGGCCGGAACATGACGGTCTTCGAATTCGGCGGCCGCCTGCTGATCGTCGACTGCGGTGTGCTCTTCCCCGAGGAGGAGCAGCCCGGAATCGACCTGATCCTGCCGGACTTCACGTCCATCAGGGACCGCCTCGACGACATCGAGGGCATCGTCCTCACCCATGGTCACGAGGACCACATCGGTGCCGTCCCCTACCTCCTCCGGGAGAAGCCGGACATCCCGCTGATCGGTTCCAAGCTGACGCTCGCGTTCATCGAGGCCAAGCTCCAGGAGCACCGGATCCGTCCGTACACCCTCGAGGTGACGGAGGGACACCGTGAGCGCATCGGCCCCTTCGACTGCGAGTTCATCGCGGTCAACCACTCGATCCCGGACGCTCTCGCCGTCGCCATCCGCACGCCGGCGGGCATGGTGGTCCACACGGGCGACTTCAAGATGGACCAGCTCCCGCTGGACGGCCGTCTCACGGACCTGCACGCGTTCGCACGTCTGAGCGAGGAAGGTATCGACCTCCTTCTCTCCGACTCGACGAACGCCGAGGTTCCCGGATTCGTGGCGCCCGAGCGGGACATCTCCAACGTCCTGCGCACGGTCTTCGGCAACGCCCGCAAGCGCATCATCGTGGCCAGCTTCGCCAGCCACATCCACCGCATCCAGCAGATCCTGGACACCGCGCACGAGTACGGCCGCCGGGTCGCCTTCGTGGGCCGCTCGATGGTCCGCAACATGGGTATCGCCCGCGACCTGGGCTACCTCAAGGTCCCGCCGGGCCTCGTCGTGGACGTCAAGACGCTCGACGACCTGCCCGACCACGAGGTGGTCCTGGTCTGCACGGGTTCCCAGGGCGAGCCGATGGCGGCCCTGTCCCGCATGGCCAACCGTGACCACCAGATCCGCATCGTCCCCGGCGACACGGTGATCCTGGCGTCGTCGCTCATCCCGGGCAACGAGAACGCGGTCTACCGCGTCATCAACGGCCTGACCCGCTGGGGCGCGCACGTCGTCCACAAGGGAAACGCCAAGGTGCACGTCTCGGGCCACGCCTCCGCGGGCGAGCTCCTGTACTTCTACAACATCTGCCGCCCGAAGAACCTGATGCCGGTCCACGGCGAATGGCGCCATCTGCGCGCCAACGCCGAGCTGGGCGCCATGACCGGCGTCCCGCACGACCGCATCGTGATCGCCGAGGACGGCGTTGTCGTCGACCTCGTCGAGGGCAAGGCGAAGATCTCCGGCAAGGTCCAGGCGGGCTACGTCTACGTCGACGGCCTCTCGGTCGGTGACGTGGGCGAGCCGGCCCTCAAGGACCGGAAGATCCTGGGGGACGAGGGCATCATCTCGGTGTTCGTCGTCGTGGACTCCTCCACGGGCAAGATCACCGGAGGTCCGCACATCCAGGCGCGCGGTTCGGGCATCGAGGACTCGGCCTTCTCGGCCGTCACCCCGAAGATCGCCGAGGTCCTGGAACGCTCCGCTCAGGACGGTGTGGTCGAGCCCCACCAGCTCCAGCAACTCATCCGCCGCACACTGGGCAAGTGGGTCTCCGACACCTATCGCCGCAGGCCGATGATCCTGCCGGTCGTGGTCGAGGTCTGA